The following are encoded in a window of Cydia strobilella chromosome 1, ilCydStro3.1, whole genome shotgun sequence genomic DNA:
- the LOC134756218 gene encoding larval cuticle protein A2B-like: MAFKFVVFSCLVAFAKASVAPVAVAAPLAAAPVVAAAPVAARLEEFDPLPQYRFGYDVADSLTGDYKSQTEQRDGDLVQGQYSLVDSDGTRRIVDYSADPVNGFNAVVRKEPLVAAAPAVVAEPAVVPARIAAAPVVAQPAYARYAVASAAYTAPVARVAAYTAPGPAVYTAPVAAAYTAPVARLAAYSAPLAYRYAAPAPVVAI, encoded by the coding sequence TTCGTCGTCTTCTCCTGCCTTGTGGCCTTCGCTAAGGCTAGTGTTGCCCCAGTAGCAGTAGCTGCTCCTCTCGCAGCGGCGCCCGTGGTCGCGGCGGCCCCGGTGGCGGCGCGACTCGAGGAGTTCGACCCGCTGCCGCAGTACCGCTTCGGATACGATGTGGCAGACTCACTTACCGGCGATTACAAGAGCCAGACGGAGCAGCGCGACGGCGACCTGGTGCAGGGCCAGTACTCGCTGGTCGACTCGGATGGCACGCGTCGCATAGTGGATTACTCGGCCGACCCAGTAAACGGGTTCAACGCTGTCGTGCGCAAGGAACCGCTCGTAGCCGCTGCGCCCGCTGTTGTCGCGGAACCCGCCGTCGTGCCCGCGCGCATCGCCGCTGCTCCAGTGGTAGCCCAACCTGCCTACGCCCGCTACGCTGTCGCCTCTGCCGCTTACACTGCTCCCGTCGCGAGAGTAGCTGCTTACACCGCTCCTGGGCCTGCCGTTTACACCGCGCCGGTAGCTGCCGCTTACACAGCTCCGGTCGCCAGGTTGGCCGCATATTCTGCACCGCTCGCGTACAGATACGCCGCCCCAGCACCGGTCGTAGCCATATAA
- the LOC134756202 gene encoding outer dynein arm-docking complex subunit 4 encodes MEEKQLFGALTVYRERGYYLNRLEQFEKSKAAFDEAFKSTPEDVRTLTGRSKACADAVQPVQAYSDAELALKLAPHFILARNMQARALYTMSDFERSLVMNYRGYRQRRQPPYFLEGINQGTETIEDCVGRNAGNVMLDFLPLIKQNEAKKVDEDAAKPKSLHKCRIPRPIKKKKLTQMQARKHLTLARVLAMKYLGPMAYDKFFLQELTEDPRVQSANAAGSRELKGIIHEALRSLTQRQDMMRSQRPYYTIKLAERAESKYQNKYKEEVLIKRREIGARTAERLLKQLEKSMRDKRIMDLISQAEKMQRFLDNNTSRTLPDKDLYIDRLYRVVGEGYLSQHRLSYTLSERGNRRRIAFLMGLPTGRPTSFDSVMANYPYKFIDIEQATAKVMATLDMCENATQKCWLQYELARLLSTQKNYTLAKYYAKRCQKNAQEIASPVWWLNGCFVLMSGDMQQGNSNDVRIEIEEAHEWTKKLQDSEQVQAFLAKCLQMVSETVTADERKAIVQRERQIVRNLDDAETRVETEVLFKRMSTVPTGRRFSVLPCKQERVKNESERRLRKQRGLTVVSGPEKALPKPPRTVVPGLQRFDI; translated from the coding sequence ATGGAGGAGAAACAACTTTTCGGCGCCTTGACGGTGTATCGTGAACGCGGATATTATCTAAATCGACTTGAGCAGTTTGAGAAATCTAAAGCTGCGTTTGATGAGGCTTTTAAAAGTACGCCCGAAGATGTGCGCACCCTGACGGGGCGCAGCAAAGCCTGCGCGGATGCCGTGCAGCCTGTACAGGCGTACTCGGACGCCGAGCTGGCGCTCAAGCTGGCGCCCCACTTCATACTCGCGCGAAACATGCAGGCGCGGGCGCTCTACACCATGTCCGACTTCGAACGCTCGCTCGTCATGAACTATCGGGGATACAGGCAACGGCGACAACCTCCGTATTTTTTAGAAGGCATTAATCAAGGAACAGAAACAATAGAGGATTGTGTTGGACGAAATGCCGGTAAtgttatgttagattttttgCCTTTAATCAAACAAAACGAAGCAAAGAAAGTAGACGAAGACGCCGCAAAGCCAAAATCGCTGCATAAGTGCCGTATACCCCGACCCATAAAGAAAAAGAAACTAACACAAATGCAAGCAAGAAAACACTTAACATTAGCTCGTGTacttgcaatgaaatatttAGGTCCTATGGCGTACGATAAGTTCTTTTTACAAGAGCTTACTGAGGACCCTCGTGTTCAATCCGCAAATGCCGCAGGTAGTCGTGAACTTAAAGGAATTATCCACGAAGCTCTCCGGTCTTTAACCCAGCGACAAGATATGATGCGTTCGCAGAGACCTTATTATACCATCAAATTAGCGGAAAGAGCCGAATCGAAGTACCAGAACAAGTACAAGGAGGAAGTGTTAATAAAACGTCGAGAAATTGGAGCAAGAACTGCTGAGCGCCTTTTGAAACAACTAGAAAAGAGCATGCGCGACAAACGAATCATGGACTTGATCTCGCAAGCGGAGAAAATGCAGCGTTTCCTTGACAATAATACATCACGGACATTGCCGGACAAGGATCTGTACATTGATCGCTTATATAGAGTGGTTGGGGAAGGATACCTTTCTCAGCATCGCCTATCGTACACTCTGAGTGAGCGCGGTAATCGCCGCCGTATCGCTTTCCTCATGGGCCTTCCGACCGGTCGACCCACTTCTTTCGATTCTGTGATGGCAAATTATCCGTACAAATTCATCGATATTGAACAAGCAACAGCCAAAGTTATGGCAACATTAGACATGTGCGAAAATGCTACTCAGAAATGTTGGCTGCAGTATGAATTAGCTCGTTTACTTAGTACACAAAAGAATTATACATTGGCTAAATATTATGCTAAACGATGCCAAAAAAATGCCCAAGAAATTGCGAGCCCCGTTTGGTGGCTTAACGGATGCTTCGTACTAATGAGTGGTGATATGCAACAGGGCAACTCAAACGATGTTAGAATTGAAATTGAAGAAGCACATGAATGGACAAAGAAATTACAAGATTCAGAACAAGTCCAAGCGTTCCTGGCCAAGTGCCTTCAGATGGTGTCGGAAACCGTGACAGCGGACGAGCGCAAGGCGATCGTGCAGCGCGAGCGGCAGATCGTGCGCAACCTCGACGACGCCGAGACTCGAGTGGAAACGGAGGTACTGTTCAAGCGCATGTCAACGGTGCCGACAGGGCGACGGTTCTCGGTATTGCCGTGCAAGCAGGAGCGCGTCAAGAACGAGTCGGAGCGACGTCTCCGCAAACAGCGCGGCCTTACCGTCGTTTCAGGTCCCGAAAAAGCATTGCCAAAACCACCCAGAACAGTAGTCCCTGGTTTGCAACGATTCGACATTTAG